A genomic stretch from Buchnera aphidicola (Brevicoryne brassicae) includes:
- the flgC gene encoding flagellar basal body rod protein FlgC gives MSLLNIFNIAGSAMTAQSQKINVIASNLANMDSVIHKNGKFYPYVAKKVIFELDSSKNSKIGGVKISGIIDDTSPMNLVYDPNNPMANHKGYILTSNVNPITETVNNISAARSYQANIEVLKTAKFMISKTLTIIE, from the coding sequence ATGTCTCTTCTAAACATATTTAATATTGCAGGATCAGCAATGACTGCACAATCACAAAAAATAAATGTAATTGCTAGTAATTTAGCTAATATGGATAGTGTAATACATAAAAATGGAAAATTTTACCCTTATGTTGCAAAAAAAGTTATTTTTGAATTAGATTCTTCAAAAAATTCAAAAATTGGAGGAGTTAAAATATCTGGTATAATTGATGATACCAGCCCTATGAATCTTGTATATGATCCAAACAATCCTATGGCTAATCATAAAGGTTATATTTTAACATCAAATGTTAATCCTATAACCGAAACAGTAAATAATATTTCAGCAGCGAGAAGTTATCAAGCAAATATAGAAGTATTAAAAACAGCTAAATTTATGATATCTAAAACATTAACAATCATTGAATAA